The genomic interval TGGGAAGGGGGAAAGCCCCTGGGCTGGCGGGTGGTGGGGCCAAGCCCCATCCCCTTTGACGAGGGCTACCCGGTACCCGAACCCCTGGACGAGGCGGGGATGGAGCGCATCCTCCAGGCCTTCGTGGAGGGAGCCAGGCGGGCTCTAAGGGCAGGCTTCCAGGTGATTGAGCTCCACATGGCCCACGGGTATTTGCTTTCCTCCTTCCTCTCCCCCCTTGCCAACCAGCGCACCGACGCCTATGGGGGTAGCCTGGAAAACCGCATGCGCTTTCCCCTTCGGGTGGCCCAGGCGGTGCGGGAGGTGGTGCCAAGGGAACTTCCCCTTTTCGTGCGGGTATCCGCCACGGACTGGGGGGAAGGAGGATGGGGCCTTCAGGACACCCTGGCCTTCGCCGGGAGGCTTAAGGAGGTGGGGGTGGACCTCTTGGACTGCTCCTCGGGCGGGGTGGTGCCCAAGGTGCGGATTCCCCTGGCCCCGGGCTTCCAGGTGCCCTTCGCCGACGCCGTGCGCAAGAAGGTGGGCCTGAAGACGGGGGCTGTGGGCCTCATCACCACCCCCGAGCAAGCGGAAACCCTCCTGCAGGCGGGAAGCGCCGACTTGGTGCTCCTGGGCAGGGTTCTCCTCAGAGACCCCTACTTCCCCCTAAAGGCCGCCAAGGCCCTAGGGGTGGCCCCGGAGGTCCCACCCCAGTATCAAAGGGGGTTTTAGGGAAGGGAAAGGGTGGGGTGACGAAAGAGCCAGCGCACCTCCCGCCCTAGGGTTTCGGCAAAGCGAGGGCTCCATTGGGGTAGGGCTTGCCATTCCGCCAAGGTGTAGACTAGGGCCTCCGTGGGCACAGGAAGCTCCTCCAAGGGAAGGCCTAAGGAGCGTTGCCAGGGGGGAAGGGAGGAGGATTCCACAAGCAGAAGCAAGTCCAGGTCGCTTCCCACCCCGTGGTCGCCCCGGGCGTAGGACCCGAAGTAGCCCAGGGCCAGAAGGCCAGGGATAGGGTGGCGGGCCAACCAGGCCTGAAGGGCCCCTTCCACCTCCTCCCGGCTAGGCCATCTGAGCACGGCAGAATTCAAGGATTTCGCGGGCATAGCGCACCGCCTCCTGGCTTTGCAAGGGGCCATAGTGCTCCGCAGAAGGCCCTTCGGGAAAAGCATCGGGGTAGCGGGTAGGGATATAGAGCCCATCCAGGTAGCGGCCCTTCTCCACCAGGTCTTGGGGCACCTCCAGGGGGAGCTCCTTAAGAAGCCGGGCCACCACGTGCCCCCAAGCCTCCTGGCCCAAGTGAAGGTGGAGGGCTTTCACCGCCTTCTCCGCGGCCTGCTGGGCGGCAAAGCAGGCCCACTCGTGCCGGCCTGCCTTCCGGGCAATCTGAGCCATCTCCAGGTCCTTTTCCGCCTGGAGAAGCCAGTCCCCTGCCCGGTTCACCCCCTCAGTTTACCGCTAGACTGAAGGCCATGAAAGCCATACGGGTACACCAGGTGGGCGGGCCGGAGGTCCTGACCCTCGAGGACCTCCCCCTCCCCGAGCCGGGCCCAGGGGAAGTTCTGGTCAGGCTTCTCGCCATCGGGGTCAACTACATTGACACCTACAAGCGCCGGGGCCTTTACCCCATGCCCCTTCCCTTCACCTTGGGGGAGGAGGGGGCCGGGGTGGTGGAGAAGGTGGGGGAAGGGGTGGTGGGGGTGCGCCCCGGGGATAGGGTGGCCTTCGCCAACGTGCAAGGCGCCTATGCCCAGTACCAGGTGGTGCCGGCGGAAAGGCTGGTGCCCGTGCCCGAAGGGCTTGACCCCAAGCTGGCGGCGGCGGGCCTGCTTCAGGGGATGACCGCCCACTACCTCCTCCGAAGCACCTACCCCGTGCAGGCAGGGGATCAGGTGCTGGTGCACGCAGGGGCCGGAGGGGTGGGGCTCCTTCTCATCCAGTGGGCCAAGCACTTAGGGGCCACGGTCTACGCCACCGCCAGCACGGAGGAGAAGCGGGCCCTTTGCCTGCAGGCGGGGGCCGACTACGCCCTCCCCTACGAGGGTTTTGCCCAGGCGGTGAAGGCCCTTTCCGGGGGTGGGGTGGATGTGGTCTACGACGGGGTGGGGCAAAGTACCTTTGAGGGGAGCCTCGAGGCCCTGAGGCCTCGGGGCTTTTTGGTCCTCTTCGGCCAGTCCTCGGGGCCCGTGCCCCCCATGGACCCCCAGGTGCTGAACCGGAAGGGAAGCCTCTACCTCACCCGCCCCACCCTCCACCACTACACCGCCACCCGCAAGGAGCTCCTCTTGCGGGCGGGGGAGGTGTTCCAGGCCCTGCGGGAAGGGTGGCTACGGGTGCGGATTGGGGCTGAGTTCCCCCTGGAAAAGGCCCGGGAAGCCCACGAGGCCCTGGAGGGGCGAAAGACCACGGGAAAGGTCCTCCTAATCCCCTAGGTACTGGGCCTTCCAGGCCCTAAGCCCCCCCTCTGGCAGGTAGGCCCCCCGCACGGTGCAGGCCAGGGCGGAAAGGGCGATGGCGCCCTCCAGGATGGCCCTGAGGTCCTCCCGGGAGAGGCGGGCGAGGCTTCCCTTCCCATAGCCCTTCTGGAGGAGAAGGGCAAGAAGCCCCGCGGTAAAGCTATCCCCCGCCCCCACGGTGTCCTTTACCCTCACCGCCTTCCCGGGGAGGCGCACTTCCTCCTCCCCAAGGAAGGCCACCGCTCCTTCCTCCCCCAGGGTGAGAACCCTTAAGGGTGGGTCCAGGGCCTTCACCGCCCCCACGGGGTCCTGGGGGAAAAGAAGCCTTGCGTCCTCTAGGGAAAGCTTCAAGAGGTCCACCCGGGCCAGGTAGGCTTCCATCCGCTTTCGCTCCTTGGGGGTAGGGGGATGGCGGAGGTTGGGGTCATAGGAGAGGAGGGCCCCTTCCCTCTCCGCCTCTTCCAAAAGAAGCCTTAGGCCCTCCTCCGTGCGGTCCTCGAGGGCAAAGAGGGAGCCGAAATGGAAGGCCTTGGCCCCCTTTAGGCTCCCTGGCCCTGGATGGTAGGGCTTCTGGAAGGGGCGGTGAAAGCTATAGCTGGCGTTCCCCTCCCTATCCAGCCGCACCAGGGCCAAGGGCATGGGGGCCGGATGGCGGAAAAGCCTTAGCCCTAGGCCCCGCCTTCGCATCTCCTCCTCGGCCCAGGCGGAAACCCAGTCCTCCCCCACCTCGGAAAGGAAGCGCACGGGAAAACCCAGGCGGGCTAGGGTGGTGGCGGTGTTCAGCACCGAGCCCCCTAAAACCCCAGAGAAGCGCAAGGGGTCCTGGCCTTCCAACACCAGGTCCACCAGCACCTCCCCAGCTAGGGCCAGCATGGCTCCATTATGCCTGTCACCTCCTTTACATTCCCCAGGGATGCGGGTGGTATAATCCTCCAGAACCTGGGCAGCGGTGCGTGACCTTCTTAGCCATGGGTGCCTTCCCTTTGGCCCAAAAGGAGGTAAAGGATGCTCGGTGGATACGCCCATAAGCTCGCCCGCATTAACCTCTCTAGCGGCCAGGTGGAGTACTTTGCCCCCGATCCCAAGGACCTGGAGATGTACGTGGGGGGCCGGGGCCTGGGGGTCAAGTACGTGTTTGAAAACGGCCCCAAGGTGGATCCTTTGGGTCCCGACAACCTCCTTTGCATCATGAATGGCCCCCTCTCCGGCACCCGGGCCAAGATGTCGGGGCGGCTGGCCGTGGTCACCAAAAGCCCCCTCACGGGTACCGTGACGGACAGCCACATGGGGGGATGGACGGCGGCCAAGCTTAAGTGGGCGGGGTTTGACGGGCTCCTCATCAAGGGGGCCTCGGAAAAACCCGTCTACCTTTTGGTCAAGGACGGGGAGGTTACCCTCCACGACGCCTCCGACCTCTGGGGCAAGACCACCCACGAGACCCACCGCATCCTAAGGGAACGGCACGGGGAGGACGCCGACGTGATGGCCATCGGCCCCGCCGGGGAAAACCTGGTGCGCTTCGCCAACTGGATCAACAACGACGAGCGGGCCGCAGGCCGGGGCGGCACCGGGGCGGTGGCCGGAAGTAAGAAGCTAAAGGCCATCGTGGTGGTGGGCAAGCAGGAGAAGATGCCCCAGCCCAAGGACCCCGAGCTCTGGCGGGAGGCGGACCAGCAGGCCTCCGCCACCATCAACGACCCCAAGAACGTGACCGCCCCCAAGAAGGGGGGGCTCTCACTCTTTGGCACCAACGTGCTCATGAACATCACCAACGTGATGGGAGCCCTTCCCACCTATAATGGCCAGCACACCTGCATTGAAGGGGTAGAGACCATCTCCGGGGAGTACATCCGCGAGCACCGCCTCATCAAGGACAACACCTGCCACGCCTGCCCCGTGGCCTGCAAGAAGATGGTGGAGGTGCACCTCAACGGCAAGGCCATCCGCTTTGAGTCCTACGAGTACGAGTCCGCCTGGGCCTTGGGAGCCCATGTGGGCAGCACCGACACCGATTGGACCGGCTACGCCATCTACCTTTGCAACGCCTACGGCATGGACACCATCGAAACCGGAAACGCCATCGCCGTCCTCATGGAGGCCACGGAGAAGGGCTACTACCAGGGGCCCGATGGGATCCGCTTTGGCGACAAGGAGGGCGAGAGCCGCACCATCGAGGCCATCGCCCACCGCCGGGGGGTAGGGGACAGCCTGGCGGAGGGGCCGGCGCGCTTTGCCAAGGCCCTCGGCCACCCCGAGCTTTCCCTCGAGGTCAAGGGCCAGTCCATCCCCGCCTACGATCCCCGGGGCCTCAAGGGCATGGGCATCGCCTACGCCACCTCCAACCGGGGGGCCTGCCACCTCCGGGCCTACACCCCCGCCTCGGAGATCCTGGGCGTGCCCTACAAGACCGACCCCCTGGCCTGGGAGGGGAAGGGCAAGCTCACCAAGCTCCTCCAGGACCTCTCCGCCTTCACCGACTCCTTGGACCTTTGCAAGTTCAGCCAGTTCGCCGAGGGCCTCGAGGAGTACGCCAAGCAGCTTTCCGCCTAC from Thermus caldifontis carries:
- a CDS encoding HEPN domain-containing protein, with the translated sequence MNRAGDWLLQAEKDLEMAQIARKAGRHEWACFAAQQAAEKAVKALHLHLGQEAWGHVVARLLKELPLEVPQDLVEKGRYLDGLYIPTRYPDAFPEGPSAEHYGPLQSQEAVRYAREILEFCRAQMA
- a CDS encoding carbohydrate kinase family protein encodes the protein MLALAGEVLVDLVLEGQDPLRFSGVLGGSVLNTATTLARLGFPVRFLSEVGEDWVSAWAEEEMRRRGLGLRLFRHPAPMPLALVRLDREGNASYSFHRPFQKPYHPGPGSLKGAKAFHFGSLFALEDRTEEGLRLLLEEAEREGALLSYDPNLRHPPTPKERKRMEAYLARVDLLKLSLEDARLLFPQDPVGAVKALDPPLRVLTLGEEGAVAFLGEEEVRLPGKAVRVKDTVGAGDSFTAGLLALLLQKGYGKGSLARLSREDLRAILEGAIALSALACTVRGAYLPEGGLRAWKAQYLGD
- a CDS encoding nucleotidyltransferase domain-containing protein; amino-acid sequence: MPAKSLNSAVLRWPSREEVEGALQAWLARHPIPGLLALGYFGSYARGDHGVGSDLDLLLLVESSSLPPWQRSLGLPLEELPVPTEALVYTLAEWQALPQWSPRFAETLGREVRWLFRHPTLSLP
- a CDS encoding aldehyde ferredoxin oxidoreductase family protein; the protein is MLGGYAHKLARINLSSGQVEYFAPDPKDLEMYVGGRGLGVKYVFENGPKVDPLGPDNLLCIMNGPLSGTRAKMSGRLAVVTKSPLTGTVTDSHMGGWTAAKLKWAGFDGLLIKGASEKPVYLLVKDGEVTLHDASDLWGKTTHETHRILRERHGEDADVMAIGPAGENLVRFANWINNDERAAGRGGTGAVAGSKKLKAIVVVGKQEKMPQPKDPELWREADQQASATINDPKNVTAPKKGGLSLFGTNVLMNITNVMGALPTYNGQHTCIEGVETISGEYIREHRLIKDNTCHACPVACKKMVEVHLNGKAIRFESYEYESAWALGAHVGSTDTDWTGYAIYLCNAYGMDTIETGNAIAVLMEATEKGYYQGPDGIRFGDKEGESRTIEAIAHRRGVGDSLAEGPARFAKALGHPELSLEVKGQSIPAYDPRGLKGMGIAYATSNRGACHLRAYTPASEILGVPYKTDPLAWEGKGKLTKLLQDLSAFTDSLDLCKFSQFAEGLEEYAKQLSAYWGRPVTPEEILLIGERIYNLERYYNNLAGHGEGSDYLPERFLKEPSDCAGSKGQLTELELMLQEYYQERGWEKGMVPPAKLQALGILSAAADD
- a CDS encoding NADH:flavin oxidoreductase/NADH oxidase, encoding MSLLFSPLELRGLRLKNRLAMSPMCQYSATSEGEVTDWHLLHYPTRALGGVSLILVEATAVEPLGRISPHDLGIWSEEHLPGLKELARRIREAGAVPGIQLAHAGRKAGTARPWEGGKPLGWRVVGPSPIPFDEGYPVPEPLDEAGMERILQAFVEGARRALRAGFQVIELHMAHGYLLSSFLSPLANQRTDAYGGSLENRMRFPLRVAQAVREVVPRELPLFVRVSATDWGEGGWGLQDTLAFAGRLKEVGVDLLDCSSGGVVPKVRIPLAPGFQVPFADAVRKKVGLKTGAVGLITTPEQAETLLQAGSADLVLLGRVLLRDPYFPLKAAKALGVAPEVPPQYQRGF
- a CDS encoding quinone oxidoreductase family protein; translation: MKAIRVHQVGGPEVLTLEDLPLPEPGPGEVLVRLLAIGVNYIDTYKRRGLYPMPLPFTLGEEGAGVVEKVGEGVVGVRPGDRVAFANVQGAYAQYQVVPAERLVPVPEGLDPKLAAAGLLQGMTAHYLLRSTYPVQAGDQVLVHAGAGGVGLLLIQWAKHLGATVYATASTEEKRALCLQAGADYALPYEGFAQAVKALSGGGVDVVYDGVGQSTFEGSLEALRPRGFLVLFGQSSGPVPPMDPQVLNRKGSLYLTRPTLHHYTATRKELLLRAGEVFQALREGWLRVRIGAEFPLEKAREAHEALEGRKTTGKVLLIP